In Ostrea edulis chromosome 6, xbOstEdul1.1, whole genome shotgun sequence, a single window of DNA contains:
- the LOC125647385 gene encoding clumping factor A-like → MADLTSNSLHHVSSDSLHDVTSDSLHNVISDSLHDVSSYSLHDVSSDSLHEITSDSLHEVTSGSLHDVSNDSLHEVTSGSLYDVSSDSLRDVTSDSLHEVTSDSLHDLSSDSLHEVTSGSLHDVSSDSLHEVTSGFLHDVSSDSLHNVSSGSLHEVTSDSLHDVSSDSLHEVSSDSLHEVTSGSLYDVSSDSLHDVSSDSLHDVTSDSLHDVTSDSLHEVTYTLYFYFSSVMDKELKNRKNGDDEIKISL, encoded by the coding sequence ATGGCGGATTTAACCAGTAATTCTCTACACCATGTAAGCAGTGATTCTCTACACGATGTAACCAGTGATTCTCTACACAATGTAATCAGTGATTCTCTACACGATGTAAGCAGTTATTCTCTACACGATGTAAGCAGTGATTCTCTACACGAGATAACCAGTGATTCTCTACACGAGGTAACCAGTGGTTCTCTACACGATGTAAGCAATGATTCTCTACACGAGGTAACCAGTGGTTCTCTATACGATGTAAGCAGTGATTCTCTACGCGATGTAACTAGTGATTCTCTACACGAGGTAACCAGTGATTCTCTACACGATTTAAGCAGTGATTCTCTACACGAGGTAACCAGTGGCTCTCTACACGATGTAAGCAGTGATTCTCTACACGAGGTAACCAGTGGTTTTCTACACGATGTAAGCAGTGATTCTCTACACAATGTAAGCAGTGGTTCTCTACACGAGGTAACCAGTGATTCTCTACACGATGTAAGCAGTGATTCTCTACACGAGGTAAGCAGCGATTCTCTACACGAGGTAACCAGTGGTTCTCTATACGATGTAAGCAGTGATTCTCTACACGATGTAAGCAGTGATTCTCTACACGATGTAACCAGTGATTCTCTACACGATGTAACCAGTGATTCTCTACACGAGGTAACTTACACGTTGTATTTCTATTTTTCGTCTGTAATGGACAAAGAACTCAAGAATAGAAAGAATGGCgatgatgaaattaaaatttcgCTATAA